A single window of Syntrophotalea acetylenica DNA harbors:
- a CDS encoding uroporphyrinogen-III synthase produces the protein MLAALLKRGVAGRRILYPRSQLARDLLVTELRATGADVSAPVAYHTRKPASAEEHLSRALGDGWMP, from the coding sequence ATGCTGGCCGCGCTTTTGAAGCGGGGGGTGGCCGGCAGGCGGATCCTGTATCCGCGCAGCCAGCTCGCCCGCGACCTGCTGGTCACGGAACTTCGCGCCACCGGTGCCGATGTCTCGGCGCCGGTGGCCTACCATACCCGTAAACCCGCCTCGGCAGAGGAGCATCTGAGCCGCGCTCTGGGCGACGGGTGGATGCCGTGA